The window GCCGACCATCAGGCCCTCGCCGCGGACCTCGCGGACCTCGTCGCCGATGGCGTCCTCGAGTTGGTCGACAAGATAGTCGCCAACCTCGGCGGCGTGTGCCGGCACGTTCTCGCGTTCGATGACGTCGAGTGTCGCGCCCGCGGCGGCGGTGACGACGGGGCCACCCGAGAAGGTCGACCCGTGGTTGCCGCAGTCCTCGGCAATCCAGTCTTTGACGAGCGTCGCGCCGATGGGTAGGCCGCTGCCGAGGCCCTTCGCCGTCGTCAGCACGTCCGGGACGACGTCGTGGGCGTCGGCGGCCCACAGCGTTCCCGTCCGGCCGAGGCCGGTCTGAATCTCGTCCAGAACCATCGCGGCGCCGGCCGCCTCGGTCGTCTCGCGGACCGCCTGCAGGTAGTCGGTCGAGGCGGGGTTGATACCGCCCTCGCCCTGCAGGGGTTCGACGATGACCGCGGCGGTTTCCTCGTCGACGGCCTCGGCCATCGCCTCGCTGTCGCCGTAGGGGACGAACTCGACGTCGCCCGCCAGCGGGCCGAAGCCCTCCTTGTACTCGTCCTTCCAGGTGGCGGCGAGCGTTCCCATCGTCCGGCCGTGGAAGGCCTGCATCGTCGCGACGATCTTCGAGCGGCCGGTGGCGTGTCGGGCGAACTTCAGTGCGGCCTCGTTGGCCTCGGTGCCTGAATTACAGAGCCAGACGTTGTCGATATCGCCCGGCGCCACGTCGGCCAACTGCTCGTAGAGGGCCGTCCGTG of the Natronomonas halophila genome contains:
- a CDS encoding aspartate aminotransferase family protein, yielding MSGFVFSEKPISIERGEDVYLYDTNDTEYLDFGASYACTPVGHCHPEVVEATTDQVERLMYVQASYPNAPRTALYEQLADVAPGDIDNVWLCNSGTEANEAALKFARHATGRSKIVATMQAFHGRTMGTLAATWKDEYKEGFGPLAGDVEFVPYGDSEAMAEAVDEETAAVIVEPLQGEGGINPASTDYLQAVRETTEAAGAAMVLDEIQTGLGRTGTLWAADAHDVVPDVLTTAKGLGSGLPIGATLVKDWIAEDCGNHGSTFSGGPVVTAAAGATLDVIERENVPAHAAEVGDYLVDQLEDAIGDEVREVRGEGLMVGVEVKRGANPILRDLAIDHQILALPAGRSVVRLLPPLTIEREHADEVVDALEAIIA